Proteins co-encoded in one Oceanococcus atlanticus genomic window:
- a CDS encoding PQQ-dependent sugar dehydrogenase yields the protein MPHLSRYKHMAVLGSLALLSLSSACRSEPSVATEPAPFRAQTLLEDLEQPWALAFLPDQAWLITQKAGELLYVKGKQRIRVAQLPDVAVTGQGGLMDVALHPAFALDGDSNWVYLTFNQAGDDVYGTALGRGRLVVEGNSARLDDWQTLFSLPQKTDSGRHFGSRIAFDDDGHVYFSIGDRGERQRAQDSADAAGSVIRLTLDGGIPEDNPLRNQNNAHPAIYSYGHRNIQGMATHPDSGEIWTHEHGPQGGDELNRIVAGRNYGWPLITYGKEYGTGFSIGEGSEKPGIEPPRHYWVPSIAPSGMAFYRGSAFADWQGDILVGALKHRRLVRLDVEDGRIVGEHRYVAGEDARIRDVRVGPDGLIYVLTDASKGKLIRLAPPA from the coding sequence ATGCCTCACCTGTCCCGTTACAAACATATGGCCGTGCTCGGCAGCCTGGCCCTGCTGAGCTTGAGCAGCGCGTGCCGCAGCGAACCCAGCGTGGCCACCGAGCCCGCTCCGTTTCGCGCGCAAACATTGCTTGAAGACCTGGAGCAGCCGTGGGCCCTGGCATTTCTGCCCGATCAGGCTTGGCTGATCACGCAAAAAGCTGGCGAGCTTTTGTATGTCAAAGGCAAACAACGCATCCGCGTTGCCCAGCTGCCGGATGTGGCCGTGACCGGCCAGGGTGGCTTGATGGATGTGGCCCTGCATCCGGCCTTCGCTTTGGATGGCGACAGCAACTGGGTGTACCTGACCTTCAATCAGGCGGGCGACGATGTCTACGGCACCGCTTTGGGCCGTGGCCGCCTGGTCGTGGAGGGCAACAGCGCGCGCCTGGACGATTGGCAAACCCTGTTCAGCCTGCCGCAGAAAACCGACTCCGGACGTCACTTCGGTTCGCGCATCGCCTTTGATGACGACGGTCATGTGTATTTCAGTATCGGAGACCGGGGTGAGCGCCAACGCGCTCAGGACAGCGCGGACGCGGCGGGTAGCGTGATCCGCCTGACCCTCGACGGCGGCATTCCCGAAGACAATCCGTTGCGGAACCAGAACAACGCTCACCCGGCGATCTACAGCTACGGCCATCGCAACATTCAAGGCATGGCCACGCATCCGGACAGCGGCGAAATCTGGACCCATGAGCACGGCCCACAAGGCGGTGACGAGCTCAACCGGATTGTTGCAGGACGCAATTACGGCTGGCCGCTGATCACCTACGGCAAGGAATACGGCACCGGTTTCTCGATTGGCGAAGGCAGCGAAAAACCCGGCATCGAGCCGCCGCGGCATTACTGGGTGCCGTCGATCGCGCCCTCCGGCATGGCGTTTTACCGTGGCAGCGCTTTTGCCGACTGGCAGGGCGACATCCTGGTCGGCGCGCTCAAGCACCGTCGTCTCGTCCGGCTGGATGTCGAAGATGGACGCATCGTCGGTGAGCACCGTTATGTAGCGGGCGAAGATGCTCGTATTCGTGATGTGCGGGTCGGCCCCGACGGACTGATCTATGTGCTGACCGATGCCAGCAAGGGCAAGCTGATCCGGCTGGCCCCGCCCGCCTAG
- a CDS encoding HvfC family RiPP maturation protein produces the protein MAEPGFQAVQAQFAAHIRDPQTQAPPAGVEDRRMAIYRRLFINNIDNFLCQAFPVLRQLYSDADWAALVRSFYAGHSCQRPQFYQLAEEFLDYLQHTHRMREVDPPFMLELAHYEWVELALAIDPAEAPDDFDPNGDPMSQVCVCTPWMRVLTYSFPVQRIGPQFQPHDAPPEPTCLLVFRQRDERIGFLELNVLTARFLQLLTDTPKSGREALARLADEAALEVQQIASFAADLIDDLHRRGVILGARAGG, from the coding sequence ATGGCTGAGCCTGGGTTTCAGGCCGTTCAGGCACAGTTCGCGGCGCATATTCGCGATCCCCAAACGCAGGCGCCGCCAGCGGGTGTCGAGGATCGCCGTATGGCGATTTACCGGCGCCTGTTCATCAACAATATCGACAATTTCCTGTGCCAGGCGTTTCCGGTGCTGCGTCAGCTTTACAGCGACGCCGACTGGGCGGCGCTGGTTCGCAGCTTCTACGCCGGACACAGCTGCCAGCGTCCGCAGTTCTATCAGCTGGCTGAAGAGTTTCTGGATTATCTGCAGCACACGCACCGCATGCGCGAGGTCGATCCGCCGTTCATGCTCGAGTTGGCCCATTACGAATGGGTGGAATTGGCCCTGGCCATTGATCCCGCCGAGGCTCCGGATGATTTTGATCCGAATGGCGATCCTATGAGTCAGGTTTGCGTGTGCACCCCGTGGATGCGCGTGCTGACCTACAGCTTCCCGGTGCAGCGCATTGGTCCGCAATTCCAGCCGCATGATGCGCCGCCCGAGCCGACCTGTCTGCTGGTGTTTCGCCAGCGCGATGAGCGCATCGGTTTTCTGGAACTCAATGTGCTGACCGCACGCTTTCTGCAGTTGTTGACCGACACACCGAAAAGCGGCCGTGAAGCATTGGCCCGGCTTGCCGATGAAGCGGCGCTTGAGGTGCAACAGATCGCCAGTTTTGCCGCCGACCTGATCGACGACCTGCACCGTCGCGGCGTGATCCTGGGTGCGCGAGCCGGCGGCTGA